One Streptomyces sp. L2 genomic window carries:
- a CDS encoding histidine kinase, whose protein sequence is MLRRIRGLQQRHWRERSKAERVELHTVITWHGTIWFFAMCWLPLPLAGNLERRPLPLALGGLLLLVCALQCVAASRLTRPALDHYLGRRAVPPKALTGSVLLLALALALVLTLTALDGIDALTTRFTIGGTLVPFGLIYALVVPVRVCLRRAGVLAVLLMAAVGLIDADVSGVLTTAAMTAFAVAFSLLASRCGAWTLSVLWEAERAREVEARLAVAEERLRFGRDLHDVLGRNLAVIALKSELAVQLARRERPEAVEQMIEVQRIAQESQREVRDVVRGYRAADLAAELAGAQGVLTAAGIHCEVRDEAGGLPAEVQSALGWVVREATTNVLRHGDAARCTVGLRAREGCVVLTVENDGVTSEGGDGGGPVSGSGPGGSGTGTGGSGPGGSGLAGLRERLAVVDGTLEAGPAGGDRFRVVAEVPVQAAGTEWEKDQEVSGVTS, encoded by the coding sequence ATGCTCAGGCGGATCCGAGGGTTGCAGCAGCGCCACTGGCGGGAGCGGAGCAAGGCCGAGCGGGTCGAGCTGCACACCGTCATCACCTGGCACGGGACGATCTGGTTCTTCGCGATGTGCTGGCTGCCGCTGCCGCTGGCCGGGAACCTGGAGCGGCGCCCCCTCCCGCTGGCGCTGGGCGGGCTGCTGCTCCTCGTCTGCGCTCTGCAGTGCGTCGCCGCGAGCCGGCTCACCCGGCCCGCGCTCGACCACTACCTCGGCCGCCGCGCGGTGCCGCCGAAGGCGCTGACCGGCTCGGTCCTGCTGCTCGCCCTGGCCCTCGCGCTGGTCCTGACGCTGACCGCGCTGGACGGCATCGACGCGCTGACGACGCGGTTCACGATCGGCGGCACGCTGGTGCCGTTCGGGCTGATCTACGCGCTGGTCGTGCCCGTCCGCGTGTGCCTGCGCCGGGCCGGCGTCCTCGCGGTGCTGCTCATGGCCGCCGTGGGGCTCATCGACGCGGACGTCTCCGGCGTTCTCACGACCGCTGCCATGACCGCCTTCGCCGTGGCCTTCTCGCTGCTGGCCAGCCGCTGCGGCGCCTGGACGCTGTCCGTGCTGTGGGAGGCGGAACGGGCCCGTGAGGTGGAGGCGCGGCTCGCGGTGGCCGAGGAACGGCTGCGGTTCGGGCGGGACCTGCACGACGTGCTGGGCCGCAACCTGGCCGTGATCGCGCTCAAGAGCGAGCTGGCGGTCCAGCTGGCCCGGCGCGAACGGCCGGAGGCCGTGGAGCAGATGATCGAGGTGCAGCGCATCGCGCAGGAGTCGCAGCGGGAGGTGCGCGATGTCGTACGCGGCTACCGGGCGGCCGATCTCGCCGCCGAACTGGCCGGAGCGCAAGGGGTGTTGACGGCTGCGGGGATCCACTGCGAGGTCCGGGACGAGGCCGGCGGGCTGCCCGCCGAGGTGCAGTCCGCGCTCGGCTGGGTGGTGCGGGAGGCGACCACCAACGTGCTGCGGCACGGGGACGCCGCCCGCTGCACGGTGGGGCTCCGGGCACGGGAGGGGTGTGTGGTGCTGACGGTGGAGAACGACGGGGTGACGAGCGAGGGCGGGGACGGTGGGGGTCCCGTGTCCGGCTCCGGTCCCGGCGGCTCCGGCACCGGCACTGGCGGCTCCGGTCCCGGTGGGTCCGGACTCGCTGGGCTGCGGGAGCGGCTGGCCGTGGTGGACGGGACCCTGGAGGCGGGGCCGGCCGGCGGGGACCGGTTCCGGGTGGTGGCCGAGGTGCCGGTGCAGGCGGCGGGGACCGAGTGGGAGAAGGATCAGGAAGTGAGCGGGGTCACGTCATGA
- a CDS encoding N,N-dimethylformamidase beta subunit family domain-containing protein, with product MAADQIRRWESGALAHAVTDPFGQGPLPWLRGSETYFDDTGQVVPWYMDPVPPQAVLPQPPGQGARVPAPRAAGATGGPRSADDVRRQIKGFTATGAVAPGEAIDFHITVDPPQQFGVDIYRIGHYGGDGAAKITTSPRLSGIVQPPPLTADRTVSCHHWWLSWRLQVPSHWNSGAYVAVLTTADGYRSHVPFTVRDDRPADLLLLLPDITWQAYNLYPEDGHTGASLYHAWDEQGRLLGESDAATTVSFDRPYAGAGLPLHVGHAYDVIRWAERYGYDLAYADARDLHAGRVDPTRYRGLLFPGHDEYWSTPMRRTVELARDHGTSLVFLSANTMYWHVELAPSPSGTPDRLLTCRKRKGPGRPVLWREIDRPEQQLVGIQYAGRVPEPHPLIVRNAGHWLWDATGAREGDEIDGLVAGEADRYFPRTPLPEHEERILLAHSPYTDTAGARRHQETSLYRAPSGAWVFASGTFAWSPALDRPGHVDPRIQRATANLLDRICKRD from the coding sequence ATGGCCGCGGACCAGATCCGGCGCTGGGAGTCCGGAGCACTCGCGCACGCCGTCACCGACCCCTTCGGCCAGGGACCCCTCCCCTGGCTGCGTGGCAGTGAGACCTACTTCGACGACACCGGCCAGGTGGTCCCCTGGTACATGGACCCGGTCCCGCCGCAGGCCGTCCTGCCGCAGCCCCCCGGCCAGGGCGCGCGCGTCCCGGCGCCCCGCGCCGCCGGCGCCACCGGCGGTCCCCGCTCGGCCGACGACGTGCGCCGGCAGATCAAGGGCTTCACCGCCACCGGCGCGGTCGCCCCCGGCGAGGCCATCGACTTCCACATCACCGTCGACCCGCCGCAGCAGTTCGGCGTCGACATCTACCGCATCGGCCACTACGGCGGTGACGGCGCCGCCAAGATCACCACCAGCCCCCGCCTGTCCGGCATCGTCCAGCCCCCGCCGCTGACCGCCGACCGCACCGTCTCCTGCCACCACTGGTGGCTGTCCTGGCGCCTCCAGGTCCCCTCCCACTGGAACAGCGGCGCCTACGTGGCCGTCCTCACCACCGCCGACGGCTACCGCTCCCACGTGCCGTTCACCGTCCGCGACGACCGTCCCGCCGACCTGCTCCTGCTGCTGCCGGACATCACGTGGCAGGCGTACAACCTGTACCCGGAGGACGGCCACACCGGCGCCAGCCTCTACCACGCGTGGGACGAACAGGGCCGCCTGCTCGGCGAGTCCGACGCGGCGACCACGGTCTCCTTCGACCGCCCCTACGCCGGCGCGGGCCTGCCCCTGCACGTCGGCCACGCCTACGACGTCATCCGCTGGGCCGAGCGCTACGGCTACGACCTCGCCTACGCCGACGCCCGCGACCTGCACGCCGGCCGCGTCGACCCCACCCGCTACCGGGGCCTGCTCTTCCCCGGCCACGACGAGTACTGGTCGACGCCGATGCGCCGCACCGTCGAACTCGCCCGCGACCACGGCACCTCACTGGTCTTCCTGTCCGCCAACACCATGTACTGGCATGTGGAGTTGGCGCCCTCGCCGTCCGGGACACCGGACCGGCTGCTGACCTGCCGCAAACGCAAGGGTCCCGGCCGGCCGGTGCTCTGGCGGGAGATCGACCGGCCCGAACAACAGCTGGTCGGCATCCAGTACGCGGGCCGTGTGCCCGAACCGCACCCGCTGATCGTCCGCAACGCCGGCCACTGGCTGTGGGACGCCACCGGAGCGCGCGAGGGCGACGAGATCGACGGCCTCGTCGCCGGCGAGGCCGACCGGTACTTCCCGCGCACCCCGCTGCCCGAGCACGAGGAGCGCATCCTCCTCGCGCACTCGCCCTACACCGACACCGCCGGCGCCCGGCGGCACCAGGAGACCTCCCTCTACCGGGCCCCCTCCGGCGCCTGGGTCTTCGCCTCCGGCACCTTCGCCTGGTCCCCCGCGCTGGACCGCCCCGGCCACGTCGACCCCCGTATCCAGCGGGCCACGGCCAACCTCCTGGACCGCATCTGCAAACGCGACTGA
- a CDS encoding ABC transporter permease, with protein sequence MSGTGTDVGARRVNRTGAGAGAGGRLGSGVAWRPVARRLRALGRAELALLGRNRGAVTTALLVPLVLPFSVRPAIDRMDVAKQGLSTGTVLLTASIGFSFLFAVYTTLVGAYVARREELVLKRLRTGELSDAEILTGTALPAVGVGLAQALLLSAGCAVLLHTGAPRAAYLIVPGVLAGLVVSAALAALTASFTRTAESAQVTALPLVFVSMLGSGMAVPTELMPDKLARICELLPLSPAIRLVRGGWSGQLSGHEILVALVTALAWTVLSVLAVRRWFRWEARR encoded by the coding sequence GTGAACAGGACGGGAGCGGGAGCGGGGGCGGGTGGACGCCTCGGGAGCGGGGTCGCCTGGCGGCCCGTCGCACGGCGGTTGCGGGCGCTCGGGCGGGCCGAACTGGCCCTGCTGGGGCGCAATCGCGGCGCGGTCACCACCGCGCTGCTCGTGCCGCTCGTACTGCCGTTCAGCGTGCGGCCGGCCATCGACCGGATGGACGTCGCGAAGCAGGGGCTCTCCACCGGCACGGTCCTGCTGACCGCGTCCATCGGCTTCTCCTTCCTCTTCGCCGTCTACACCACCCTCGTCGGCGCCTACGTCGCCCGGCGCGAGGAACTCGTTCTGAAGCGGCTGCGCACCGGCGAACTCTCCGACGCCGAGATCCTCACCGGTACGGCCCTGCCCGCGGTCGGCGTCGGCCTCGCCCAGGCCCTGCTGCTGTCGGCCGGCTGCGCGGTACTGCTGCACACCGGCGCGCCGCGAGCCGCGTACCTGATCGTGCCCGGGGTGCTCGCCGGACTGGTGGTGAGCGCCGCGCTGGCCGCGCTCACCGCGTCCTTCACCCGGACCGCCGAGAGCGCCCAGGTCACGGCGCTGCCGCTGGTGTTCGTGTCGATGCTGGGCTCCGGCATGGCGGTCCCGACCGAGCTCATGCCGGACAAGCTCGCCCGGATCTGCGAGCTGCTGCCGCTGTCCCCGGCGATCCGGCTGGTCCGCGGCGGCTGGAGCGGACAGCTGAGCGGGCACGAGATCCTGGTCGCCCTGGTGACCGCGCTGGCCTGGACGGTCCTGTCGGTGTTGGCTGTACGGCGGTGGTTCCGGTGGGAGGCACGCCGGTGA
- a CDS encoding phosphoribosylaminoimidazolesuccinocarboxamide synthase codes for MSGFVEKPEPIEVPGLVHLHTGKVRELYQNEAGDLVMVASDRMSAYDWVLPTEIPDKGRVLTQLSLWWFDQLRDLAPNHVISTAVPEGAPADWAGRTLVCKSLNMVPVECVARGYLTGSGLLEYEETRTVCGLALPEGLVNGSELPGPIFTPATKAEVGEHDENVSYEEVARQVGAETAAQLRQATLAVYSRARDIARDRGIILADTKFEFGFDGDTLILADEVLTPDSSRFWPADTWEPGRAQPSYDKQFVRDWLTSAESGWDRKSEQPPPPLPQQVVEATRAKYVEAYERLTGVRWS; via the coding sequence GTGTCCGGATTCGTCGAAAAGCCCGAGCCGATCGAGGTTCCGGGACTGGTGCACCTGCACACCGGCAAGGTGCGCGAGCTGTACCAGAACGAGGCGGGCGACCTCGTGATGGTCGCCAGCGACCGCATGTCGGCCTACGACTGGGTGCTGCCCACCGAGATCCCCGACAAGGGCCGCGTCCTCACCCAGCTCTCCCTGTGGTGGTTCGACCAGCTGCGCGACCTCGCCCCCAACCACGTGATCAGCACGGCGGTCCCCGAGGGTGCCCCCGCCGACTGGGCCGGCCGCACCCTGGTCTGCAAGTCGCTGAACATGGTTCCCGTGGAGTGCGTCGCCCGCGGCTACCTCACTGGCTCCGGTCTCCTCGAATACGAGGAGACCCGGACCGTCTGCGGCCTCGCCCTCCCCGAGGGCCTCGTCAACGGCTCGGAACTGCCCGGCCCGATCTTCACCCCGGCCACCAAGGCCGAGGTCGGCGAGCACGACGAGAACGTGTCGTACGAGGAGGTCGCCCGCCAGGTCGGCGCCGAGACCGCCGCCCAGCTCCGCCAGGCCACCCTCGCCGTCTACTCCCGCGCCCGCGACATCGCCCGCGACCGGGGCATCATCCTGGCCGACACCAAGTTCGAGTTCGGCTTCGACGGCGACACCCTGATCCTCGCCGACGAGGTCCTCACCCCGGACTCCTCCCGCTTCTGGCCGGCCGATACCTGGGAGCCCGGCCGCGCGCAGCCGTCGTACGACAAGCAGTTCGTCCGGGACTGGCTGACCTCCGCCGAGTCCGGCTGGGACCGCAAGAGCGAGCAGCCCCCGCCGCCGCTCCCGCAGCAGGTCGTCGAGGCGACCCGCGCCAAGTACGTGGAGGCCTACGAGCGGCTGACCGGCGTCCGCTGGTCGTAG
- a CDS encoding response regulator transcription factor, producing MSGPVRLLLADDEHLIRGALAALLGLEDDLVVVAEAASGPEALAMARAHAPDVAVLDLQMPGADGVKVATSLRSELPGCQVLIVTGHGRPGHLKRALAAGVRGFVPKTVSAQRLAEIIRTVHAGNRYVDPELAADAISAGDSPLTAREAEVLELAADGAPVTEIAERAALSPGTVRNYLSSAVTKLGAENRHTAVRLARERGWV from the coding sequence ATGAGCGGTCCGGTGCGGCTGCTGCTCGCCGACGACGAGCACCTGATCCGGGGCGCGCTGGCCGCGCTGCTCGGGCTGGAGGACGACCTCGTGGTGGTCGCCGAGGCGGCCAGCGGGCCCGAGGCGCTCGCCATGGCCCGCGCTCACGCGCCCGACGTGGCCGTCCTCGACCTGCAGATGCCGGGCGCCGACGGTGTGAAGGTCGCCACATCCCTGCGGTCCGAACTGCCCGGCTGCCAGGTGCTGATCGTCACCGGTCACGGCCGGCCCGGGCATCTGAAGCGGGCGCTCGCGGCGGGTGTGCGCGGGTTCGTCCCGAAGACGGTCAGCGCGCAGCGGCTCGCCGAGATCATCCGGACCGTGCACGCGGGAAACCGGTACGTCGACCCCGAGTTGGCCGCCGACGCGATCTCCGCCGGTGACTCGCCACTGACCGCGCGGGAGGCCGAGGTGCTGGAACTGGCCGCCGACGGGGCGCCGGTCACGGAGATCGCCGAGCGGGCCGCGCTGTCCCCGGGGACCGTGCGCAACTACCTCTCCTCGGCGGTGACGAAGCTGGGGGCGGAGAACCGGCACACGGCGGTGCGGCTCGCGCGGGAGCGGGGTTGGGTATAG